One window of Bifidobacterium pseudocatenulatum DSM 20438 = JCM 1200 = LMG 10505 genomic DNA carries:
- a CDS encoding S8 family peptidase, which translates to MGRHYLIGHGERLSEPIVLPRGGATPKDIYTYEESRARLQPELHSAIANLPDDPALAPNDVHVLQMVLHPKYLAKSYHPSGLLRAAGLSLVGSKPVRITTADDPDKGARLSRTLLVAGHRQSLEHFDSLLQDPDVRCEEYAGIKDIVRIERIDNYAFDDKYHPAPSNDAWYELVLHELDEDLAPDNTQKFLELAERLGVNVEERMNFKANNLLYLPIRGPEEAVKRLAEYSSVRALRPMPRLGLSPISSVRSIREPVTLPEPPSTASQLGVAVLDGGLPPDNPISSWVDYIKANPDADDDERFLEHGLGVCSALLFGSLKSGQQPLRTRITAVRVLDSETRSDDPIAMYKVLNNIENVLESYPFHYVNLSLGPDLPIEDDDVSAWTSVLDQILSSKDMLLSVAVGNNGEGDAESGNNRIESPGDAVNALGVGACDSEDVYWMRAPYSAVGPGRSPGIVKPDLVAFGGTEGNEFMVLGPGTSPAAVPVMGTSFAAPNALRQAVRIREICGPEITPLVAKTLLIHAAERRREDNMSEIGWGKVPSDATEIVTTEDGRALVIYKGSIRPGKIVRATIPVPPRLDHGDVKIRATFSFTCRVDPQSPDSYTRSTLEVTFRPDANRIDEGKKTARTDSFFSRNRMGTSSLYPVEAERRSDQGKWETVLHSERQFKAARLAKPVFDIHYNAREEGGASLSVTDKLEYALAITISAPKIGNLHQLILDAYPQLISLDPLLGV; encoded by the coding sequence ATGGGACGGCATTATCTGATAGGACACGGCGAACGGCTGTCTGAACCGATTGTTCTTCCCCGCGGCGGGGCGACGCCGAAAGATATCTACACATACGAGGAATCGCGTGCGCGGTTGCAGCCGGAACTGCACAGTGCGATTGCAAATCTGCCGGACGATCCGGCCCTCGCGCCGAATGATGTGCACGTCTTGCAGATGGTGTTGCATCCGAAGTATCTGGCAAAGTCTTATCATCCATCCGGGCTGCTCAGGGCGGCCGGCCTGTCCTTGGTGGGCAGCAAGCCGGTACGAATCACAACGGCCGACGATCCAGACAAAGGTGCACGTCTGTCTAGGACGTTGCTGGTGGCGGGACACAGGCAATCGCTGGAGCATTTCGATTCCCTGCTGCAGGACCCCGACGTTCGATGTGAAGAGTACGCAGGTATCAAGGACATCGTCAGAATCGAGCGTATCGACAACTACGCATTCGATGACAAGTATCATCCCGCGCCTTCCAATGACGCATGGTACGAACTGGTTCTCCATGAGCTGGACGAGGATTTGGCGCCAGATAATACCCAGAAGTTCTTGGAGCTCGCGGAAAGGCTCGGAGTAAACGTCGAAGAGCGAATGAACTTCAAGGCCAATAATCTGTTGTATCTTCCGATTCGGGGACCGGAAGAAGCCGTCAAACGGCTTGCTGAATACTCCAGCGTCCGCGCTCTGCGCCCAATGCCGAGGTTGGGGCTGAGCCCAATCAGCTCCGTGAGGAGCATTCGGGAACCCGTTACGCTTCCCGAACCTCCGAGTACGGCGTCTCAGCTGGGGGTTGCGGTGCTTGACGGAGGGCTGCCGCCGGATAACCCGATATCGTCATGGGTGGACTATATCAAGGCGAATCCCGATGCCGATGATGACGAGCGGTTTTTGGAACACGGGTTGGGGGTATGCTCGGCGCTACTGTTCGGCAGCCTTAAGTCCGGCCAGCAGCCGCTGCGCACGCGGATAACGGCGGTGAGGGTGCTTGATTCAGAAACGAGGTCCGATGATCCGATCGCGATGTATAAAGTGCTCAATAACATCGAGAATGTGTTGGAATCGTACCCCTTCCACTACGTCAATCTCAGCCTCGGTCCAGATTTGCCGATTGAGGATGACGATGTGAGCGCATGGACGTCGGTTCTTGACCAGATTCTTTCTTCCAAGGACATGCTGCTCAGCGTGGCGGTCGGTAACAACGGTGAAGGGGATGCCGAAAGCGGGAACAACCGCATCGAATCACCGGGTGACGCAGTCAACGCCCTCGGAGTCGGGGCGTGTGATTCTGAGGATGTGTATTGGATGAGAGCCCCGTATTCTGCTGTCGGCCCGGGGCGAAGTCCCGGGATCGTCAAGCCCGATTTGGTGGCGTTCGGCGGAACGGAGGGCAATGAATTCATGGTGCTTGGCCCTGGAACGTCACCTGCAGCGGTACCGGTTATGGGAACGAGTTTTGCCGCGCCCAACGCGCTACGGCAGGCTGTGCGTATACGCGAGATCTGCGGCCCGGAAATAACTCCGCTGGTGGCGAAAACGCTGCTGATTCATGCAGCGGAACGCAGAAGGGAAGACAATATGAGCGAAATCGGATGGGGGAAGGTTCCATCCGACGCCACCGAAATCGTCACGACTGAGGACGGGCGTGCTCTTGTCATCTACAAGGGCAGCATCAGGCCGGGGAAGATAGTGCGGGCGACCATACCCGTGCCGCCACGGCTTGATCATGGTGACGTAAAGATTAGAGCGACGTTTTCTTTTACCTGCCGGGTGGATCCCCAATCCCCGGATTCATATACGCGTTCTACGCTTGAGGTCACGTTCAGGCCTGACGCGAACCGAATTGATGAGGGAAAGAAAACGGCAAGGACCGATTCCTTCTTCAGCCGCAACCGCATGGGAACGTCCAGTCTATATCCCGTAGAGGCCGAGAGAAGATCGGATCAGGGGAAGTGGGAGACGGTACTGCACTCCGAGAGGCAATTCAAGGCAGCGAGACTCGCCAAGCCGGTGTTTGACATCCACTATAACGCCCGTGAAGAGGGTGGCGCATCGCTCAGCGTAACGGACAAGTTGGAATACGCGCTTGCGATTACGATTTCCGCCCCAAAGATCGGGAATCTCCATCAGCTGATACTGGACGCATATCCCCAGCTGATTTCTCTTGATCCTCTCCTTGGCGTGTGA